In Synechocystis sp. PCC 6714, the following are encoded in one genomic region:
- a CDS encoding glycosyltransferase family 2 protein has translation MKKPKVSVVIASYNTARFIGRAIESVIATEYPNLDLIIVDDGSTDESLNVISSYTSRTKWIRLLEHPNRNNKGIAETRNLGIDQALGEYITFLDADDTYRKNRFEIAIPMMESNQAINTVCEPYALVRETVNLLSNDFLNENESQFLVSSIFENQSDSLKMIEEILKGGALPQTNAITVRRNALHKAGMFPTNLKYCLERPLWLKLFCLGGFVSAGTEANSRYHLHDKSTCATNQSTAAFRWEDTMSYINVYSWLKKNNLDPQFQDILKHKIINKYFHYTTYARGVKHKMNNILFPPMQMVVSNPELLFLPKFWKSSFNMLLGKYNPDHVSL, from the coding sequence ATGAAAAAACCTAAAGTTAGCGTTGTGATTGCAAGCTATAATACTGCTCGCTTTATAGGTAGAGCTATAGAGTCAGTAATTGCAACGGAATATCCTAATCTGGATTTAATAATTGTTGATGATGGTTCTACAGATGAAAGTTTAAATGTTATCAGCAGTTATACCTCTCGTACTAAATGGATAAGACTATTAGAGCATCCTAATCGAAATAACAAAGGAATTGCAGAAACTCGTAATCTGGGAATTGATCAGGCATTAGGAGAATATATTACTTTTTTAGATGCTGATGATACATACAGAAAAAACAGATTTGAAATAGCTATTCCAATGATGGAAAGTAATCAAGCAATTAATACAGTTTGCGAACCATATGCTTTGGTTAGAGAAACAGTTAATTTGTTAAGTAATGACTTTTTAAATGAAAATGAATCTCAATTTTTAGTGTCAAGTATTTTCGAAAACCAATCAGATTCACTAAAAATGATTGAGGAGATACTTAAAGGTGGAGCATTACCCCAAACCAATGCGATCACAGTCAGAAGAAATGCTTTACACAAAGCTGGAATGTTTCCAACTAATCTTAAATATTGTTTAGAGCGTCCTCTTTGGTTGAAACTTTTTTGCTTAGGTGGCTTTGTTTCGGCCGGAACGGAAGCAAACAGCAGATATCACTTACATGACAAGTCTACCTGTGCAACGAACCAATCAACCGCTGCTTTTCGCTGGGAAGATACTATGTCTTACATTAATGTCTACTCCTGGCTAAAGAAAAATAATTTAGACCCTCAATTTCAAGATATTCTTAAACATAAAATAATTAATAAATATTTTCACTATACGACCTATGCTAGAGGAGTAAAGCATAAAATGAACAATATCTTGTTTCCTCCTATGCAAATGGTAGTTTCAAATCCTGAACTTTTGTTTTTACCTAAATTCTGGAAATCCTCATTCAATATGCTCTTAGGTAAATATAACCCAGACCATGTAAGTCTTTAG
- a CDS encoding glycosyltransferase family A protein: MATLKEQLGCWLNERWKTELVLKAPRLAESLGLSWLDLCNRSEQLLIDPVTGGRICQWQFSSQLTAARFFPEVGRRLLLHCLDIWPVNFRPINVANESFKPEISIIVGVRGKSRLPQFFACLASLEAQEAIDIEVIVIEQSWEKEFEKILPQNIRYFHQNIPTPDIPYNRSWAFNFGVKQARGKYVVLHDADMLAPKQFARSIADVLDKGIDAVRPPRLIFYLDQFTSKHIQDKHQLPDKLTISKIIANNRTPVATTKEAYLNIGGHDEAFWGWGGEDDEFMDRLRTLNIAEGGWLPIIHLWHPVAPKKASGDRNAQLCDTRLKMPVQQRIDELRARAWGETKP, encoded by the coding sequence ATGGCAACACTAAAAGAACAGTTGGGTTGTTGGTTAAATGAACGTTGGAAAACAGAGTTGGTATTGAAAGCGCCCAGACTGGCGGAATCCCTTGGCCTGAGCTGGCTAGATTTATGCAATCGTTCTGAGCAGTTACTAATAGATCCAGTTACCGGCGGTAGAATTTGCCAGTGGCAATTTAGCTCTCAGTTAACGGCGGCTCGTTTCTTTCCAGAAGTTGGGCGCAGATTATTGCTCCATTGTCTAGATATTTGGCCAGTTAACTTTCGCCCCATTAATGTAGCCAACGAAAGTTTCAAACCTGAGATAAGTATTATTGTAGGTGTGCGAGGAAAAAGTCGTCTCCCCCAATTTTTTGCTTGCTTAGCCTCATTAGAAGCTCAAGAGGCAATAGATATTGAAGTTATTGTTATTGAGCAGAGTTGGGAGAAAGAATTTGAAAAAATACTACCCCAAAATATCAGATATTTTCATCAAAATATTCCTACTCCCGATATTCCTTATAATCGCTCTTGGGCATTCAATTTTGGTGTAAAACAAGCCCGTGGAAAATATGTTGTTCTCCATGACGCTGATATGCTTGCACCAAAACAATTTGCCCGATCCATTGCCGATGTTTTAGACAAAGGCATAGACGCAGTTCGCCCACCTAGATTGATTTTTTACCTAGATCAATTTACATCTAAACATATCCAAGACAAACATCAACTGCCTGATAAATTGACCATCAGTAAAATTATTGCTAATAACCGTACCCCTGTAGCAACAACAAAGGAAGCCTATTTGAATATCGGCGGGCATGATGAGGCTTTTTGGGGTTGGGGAGGGGAAGATGATGAATTTATGGATAGGTTGAGAACTCTAAATATTGCCGAGGGGGGCTGGTTACCCATAATCCACCTTTGGCATCCTGTGGCCCCGAAGAAAGCTAGCGGCGATCGTAATGCCCAGTTGTGTGATACTCGGTTAAAAATGCCTGTGCAACAAAGAATTGATGAGTTGCGAGCACGGGCTTGGGGAGAAACTAAGCCATAA
- a CDS encoding glycosyltransferase family 2 protein — protein sequence MQRKSSVTVIIPVCNNEKTIIDSLQSILDTSYENLKIIVFDDGSTDSSIEKVYEFRNQNKNLEIKVFTHSNNQNKGVSFTRNQALKHTDSTYVSFLDADDIYFSNRFDEVISLLDNDLSIDAAFGLFERYQEPCPTLSTPFLKSNYPNSNFLINNFSDLQIGEPVSLASFFSGGSGIHISTITFRNSSLQKLEGFPDLKFSEDHALFIRAISTQKIVKATNQSVSIYRINSQSSCFKGKNTIEFNYSNILAYYDTINWLQKKSPSNIAIRILKEKIPGKLFFSYSKPLQTAQSNQAIMNIFINALVFNPSLFFNLNFHKILLKSVIFILLKF from the coding sequence ATGCAAAGGAAGTCAAGCGTCACGGTAATTATTCCCGTTTGTAACAATGAAAAAACAATTATCGATTCATTGCAATCTATTTTAGATACTTCATATGAAAACTTAAAAATTATTGTTTTTGATGATGGGTCTACAGATTCAAGTATTGAAAAAGTTTACGAATTCAGGAATCAGAATAAAAATTTAGAAATTAAGGTTTTCACTCATTCCAATAATCAAAACAAGGGGGTAAGCTTCACAAGAAATCAGGCTCTAAAGCACACTGATAGTACTTACGTGTCTTTCCTAGATGCTGATGATATTTACTTTTCCAATCGTTTTGATGAAGTAATTTCACTGCTGGATAATGATTTAAGTATTGATGCGGCATTTGGACTGTTTGAGAGATACCAGGAACCTTGTCCCACATTGTCTACTCCTTTCTTGAAATCCAATTATCCAAACTCTAACTTTTTGATAAATAATTTCTCCGACTTACAAATTGGAGAGCCTGTTTCGCTTGCTAGCTTTTTTTCTGGGGGCTCTGGTATCCATATCAGTACTATAACCTTTAGAAACAGTAGTCTACAAAAGCTGGAAGGGTTCCCTGATTTAAAATTTAGCGAAGATCATGCTCTTTTCATACGGGCTATATCTACACAAAAAATCGTGAAAGCCACCAATCAATCTGTGTCAATTTATCGAATTAATAGTCAATCATCGTGCTTTAAAGGCAAGAATACAATAGAATTTAATTACTCAAATATTTTGGCCTATTACGACACTATAAACTGGTTGCAAAAAAAATCACCTTCTAACATAGCCATTAGGATTTTGAAAGAGAAAATACCTGGCAAGTTATTTTTTTCTTACTCGAAGCCACTTCAAACCGCTCAATCAAATCAAGCAATTATGAATATTTTTATAAATGCACTTGTTTTTAACCCTAGTTTATTTTTCAATTTAAATTTCCATAAAATTTTACTAAAGTCTGTGATCTTTATTCTACTCAAATTTTAG
- a CDS encoding glycoside hydrolase family 105 protein, with the protein MHRVADWQLKHPSKHPPTHWTQATYYTGMMALASVSDDQRYLKAMRKMASKNAYQPGSNRLFADDQAVIQTYAQLYSIDRKPEILDPSIELFDWMLTLPFDESLTWNNNIHNREWAWCDALFMAPPALALVSQATANENYLRLMDRLWWKTTDYLYDPQENLYSRDSRFFEQREPNGKKVFWSRGNGWVLAGLVRVLQAMPPDFPSRPRYENLYKEMAKKIATLQSEDGYWRSSLLDPKHLPNPETSGTAFFVYALTWGINHDYLPKEQYQDSVELGWNALIQAIHPNGKLGYVQTMSVKPGATSYETTEVYGVGGFLLAGSQLLQMIR; encoded by the coding sequence ATGCATAGAGTAGCCGATTGGCAATTGAAGCATCCTTCCAAACACCCCCCAACTCATTGGACTCAGGCGACTTATTACACGGGGATGATGGCATTAGCGTCAGTATCTGATGATCAGCGCTATCTAAAAGCCATGCGAAAAATGGCCAGTAAAAATGCTTATCAACCTGGTTCTAATCGTTTATTTGCGGACGATCAAGCTGTGATCCAAACCTATGCCCAACTATATTCCATTGATCGTAAACCAGAAATTTTAGATCCGAGCATAGAACTATTTGATTGGATGTTAACGTTGCCTTTTGATGAATCATTAACCTGGAATAACAATATTCATAATCGGGAGTGGGCCTGGTGTGATGCTCTTTTCATGGCTCCTCCTGCTTTAGCTTTAGTTAGCCAAGCTACTGCGAATGAAAATTACCTGCGCTTAATGGATCGTTTGTGGTGGAAGACTACTGACTACCTTTATGATCCCCAGGAGAACCTTTATTCTCGAGATAGTCGATTTTTTGAGCAACGTGAACCCAATGGGAAAAAAGTTTTCTGGAGCCGTGGTAATGGTTGGGTTTTAGCGGGTTTAGTACGAGTGTTGCAGGCTATGCCTCCAGATTTTCCTTCCCGTCCTCGTTATGAAAACCTTTACAAAGAAATGGCGAAAAAAATAGCAACCTTACAGAGCGAAGACGGTTACTGGCGCTCCAGTTTACTAGATCCTAAACATCTACCCAATCCAGAAACCAGCGGTACTGCCTTTTTTGTTTATGCTTTAACTTGGGGAATCAATCATGATTACCTACCCAAAGAACAGTACCAAGATAGTGTTGAACTTGGTTGGAATGCCTTAATTCAAGCAATTCATCCCAATGGCAAGTTGGGCTATGTTCAAACCATGTCAGTCAAGCCTGGAGCTACTAGCTATGAAACCACCGAAGTTTATGGAGTCGGGGGGTTTTTGTTGGCCGGTAGTCAACTGCTCCAAATGATCAGATAA
- a CDS encoding glycosyltransferase family 2 protein — translation MPTISVVMSVYNDAQRVQASVASILGQTFTDFEFIVINDGSTDGTGEILDLLAAQDGRLQVIHQENTGLTKALIRGCATAKGEFIARQDADDYSLPDRLGQQLALINSNSRLGFVSCTTQYIGPQGEPLSIIKRSETPEHATQELLHHRQGPPAHGSVLFRSSVYDAVSGYRPEFYFAQDSDLWLRMAQKVQFASVPAVLYVHRREMGSTSGLNRVIQARFGELGQLCKTARLQGKSEVPYLEEAQHLRTQILTRRGQKETPDRRALARAAYFLGSQLLTNGDRRAIGYLWQTVSLCPTHWRSWCRLAQSLVQFPFAKVHSLTY, via the coding sequence ATGCCGACTATCTCCGTGGTGATGAGCGTTTATAACGACGCCCAAAGGGTACAAGCTTCGGTAGCGAGTATTCTCGGGCAAACGTTCACGGATTTTGAGTTCATTGTCATTAATGATGGTTCCACCGATGGCACGGGGGAAATTTTGGATCTCCTAGCAGCCCAGGATGGCCGCCTGCAGGTCATTCACCAAGAAAATACAGGATTGACTAAAGCTTTGATCCGGGGTTGTGCCACCGCCAAGGGGGAATTTATTGCCCGCCAGGATGCGGATGATTACTCCTTGCCCGATCGCCTGGGGCAACAGTTGGCCTTGATAAATAGCAACAGCCGCCTTGGTTTCGTATCCTGTACTACCCAATACATTGGCCCCCAAGGTGAACCCTTATCAATAATTAAAAGATCTGAAACGCCCGAGCACGCTACCCAAGAGTTATTGCACCATCGCCAGGGCCCCCCCGCCCATGGCAGTGTACTTTTCCGTAGTTCTGTTTATGATGCTGTTAGTGGTTATCGTCCGGAGTTTTATTTTGCCCAGGACTCGGACCTCTGGCTCCGTATGGCCCAAAAAGTGCAGTTTGCCAGTGTGCCAGCCGTACTGTACGTCCACCGTCGGGAAATGGGTTCCACTTCTGGCCTGAATCGAGTTATTCAAGCCCGTTTTGGGGAATTAGGGCAACTATGCAAAACAGCTCGTCTCCAGGGAAAATCTGAAGTACCCTACCTGGAAGAAGCCCAACATTTACGGACCCAGATACTAACCCGTCGGGGCCAAAAAGAGACCCCTGATCGCCGGGCCCTGGCCAGAGCTGCCTACTTTCTAGGTTCCCAACTACTCACCAATGGCGATCGGCGGGCGATCGGCTATCTTTGGCAGACAGTGAGTCTTTGTCCCACCCATTGGAGGAGTTGGTGCCGTTTAGCCCAGAGCCTTGTCCAATTTCCCTTTGCTAAAGTCCATTCCCTAACCTATTAA
- a CDS encoding glycosyltransferase family 4 protein encodes MSPSPLRILTVADTPCDPNSGAAGTVYYTNQALRQLGHEVDEIWADDLGPRRIAHGNLHSLLEQPRAYRHAVMKAVSKKKYDVVQMSQPQAYLAAKALKQSGFKGLVINRSHGVELRVDEVLPYWYKKLGIKESRFPTFVTATLRKLLQRQWHEVVKYCDGIIVGCQLDCDFLNSKFSLSNCHIIKIHHGVSDILFEVPINKGNKTTSSKNKILHVGQYAFFKGSEILIEIINNILNENRDLQFTWVCAQQNHNQIKSKISDSLSERVQLLDYRPIEKLVEVYDSHDIFLFPSFYEGFGKAPFEAMARGLCVVASDEGGMHDYIQSGVNGYLCEVGNVPEFVKTLRRIVTEVDNQNVENKAIIQSKSLSWKLSAIEMSNFYKSLFNS; translated from the coding sequence ATGTCCCCCTCCCCGTTGCGTATTTTGACGGTTGCTGATACCCCCTGTGACCCCAATTCTGGGGCGGCCGGCACAGTCTACTACACCAACCAAGCTCTACGACAATTGGGCCATGAAGTGGACGAAATTTGGGCTGATGACCTGGGGCCTAGGCGCATTGCCCACGGTAATCTCCATTCCCTATTGGAGCAACCCAGAGCCTATCGTCATGCTGTGATGAAAGCCGTCAGCAAAAAAAAGTATGATGTTGTGCAAATGAGTCAGCCCCAGGCTTATTTAGCGGCCAAAGCTTTAAAACAATCTGGCTTCAAAGGTTTGGTCATTAACCGCAGTCATGGTGTGGAACTTAGGGTTGATGAAGTTTTACCCTATTGGTATAAAAAACTGGGGATAAAAGAATCTCGATTTCCTACATTTGTTACCGCTACTCTACGTAAACTGCTGCAACGACAATGGCATGAAGTGGTCAAATATTGTGATGGGATTATTGTGGGGTGCCAGTTAGATTGTGACTTCCTCAATTCTAAGTTTAGTCTTAGCAATTGCCATATTATCAAAATTCACCATGGAGTATCGGATATATTGTTTGAAGTTCCAATAAATAAAGGAAATAAAACAACAAGCAGTAAAAATAAAATTCTTCATGTTGGACAGTATGCTTTTTTTAAGGGATCAGAAATTTTAATTGAAATCATCAATAACATACTAAATGAAAATAGAGACTTACAATTTACTTGGGTTTGTGCACAGCAAAATCATAATCAAATTAAATCGAAGATCAGTGATTCGCTCTCTGAGCGTGTGCAGCTCCTGGATTATCGCCCAATTGAAAAACTGGTGGAGGTGTATGATTCACATGACATATTTCTATTTCCCAGTTTTTACGAAGGGTTTGGAAAAGCTCCCTTTGAAGCTATGGCAAGGGGATTATGTGTGGTTGCATCAGATGAAGGGGGCATGCATGATTACATTCAATCTGGTGTGAACGGTTATTTGTGTGAAGTTGGTAATGTGCCTGAATTTGTCAAAACCTTAAGAAGAATTGTAACCGAAGTAGACAATCAAAATGTGGAAAATAAGGCTATCATTCAATCCAAGTCATTGTCGTGGAAGTTATCGGCGATAGAAATGTCTAATTTTTATAAATCCTTGTTTAATTCCTAG
- a CDS encoding Uma2 family endonuclease, whose amino-acid sequence MFVEEKTSANPPQLEKLVTLGEFLDWYPDGYEGRFELHRGVIIQMQPTGTHEQVAGFLASKLSVYIERFNLPLLIPCQSLVKAINTDKSAYIPDVMVLDNEALKQKEPMWKRRSTITQGETVKLAIEVVSANWQDDYLLKLGLQVWPQRSNQGNRVVTRSLSRYFSLLLATINE is encoded by the coding sequence ATGTTTGTCGAAGAGAAAACTAGCGCCAACCCACCCCAGTTGGAAAAGCTTGTTACCCTAGGGGAATTCCTGGATTGGTATCCCGACGGTTACGAAGGGCGGTTCGAATTACACCGTGGAGTAATCATTCAAATGCAACCAACTGGCACCCATGAACAGGTAGCTGGTTTTTTGGCATCAAAATTATCTGTTTATATCGAACGCTTCAACTTACCATTGCTGATTCCCTGCCAGAGCCTAGTCAAGGCAATCAACACAGATAAATCAGCCTATATCCCCGATGTTATGGTGCTGGATAATGAGGCTCTTAAACAGAAAGAACCAATGTGGAAGCGGCGATCTACCATTACCCAAGGAGAAACCGTTAAATTGGCGATCGAGGTGGTAAGCGCCAATTGGCAAGATGATTATTTGCTCAAATTAGGGTTACAAGTATGGCCACAAAGGAGCAATCAAGGAAACAGGGTTGTCACCCGATCTCTTTCCCGCTATTTTTCCTTACTCCTGGCAACAATTAATGAATGA
- a CDS encoding sulfotransferase family protein — translation MNWKLTTGKVIKAWQDYPEQRQEIARVPAGRPIFVTGTHRSGTTWFASMLAASGIWYVHEPFSPLKKKWVEWLSYQSPKT, via the coding sequence ATGAATTGGAAGCTGACAACGGGTAAAGTAATTAAAGCGTGGCAAGACTACCCCGAACAACGGCAAGAAATAGCTCGGGTTCCCGCCGGTCGACCTATTTTTGTGACAGGAACCCACCGCAGTGGTACAACTTGGTTTGCTAGCATGTTAGCCGCATCGGGAATTTGGTATGTTCATGAACCATTTAGTCCCCTCAAGAAAAAGTGGGTAGAATGGTTAAGTTATCAATCCCCAAAAACATAG
- a CDS encoding Uma2 family endonuclease translates to MALTTYKWTTEKYHQAIDQGLWSDERVELLRGEIIVMAPEREPHAYANTEVADYLRRQLQGQAQIRDAKPITLPNYSEPEPDIAVVQPLGPAYRQHHPYPENIYLIIELSYATLSKDLNEKKSIYAEAGIPEYWVVDLQHRQLWVFRTVINGQYTAEERLTSGTITPMAFPAHTLEVQQLIDP, encoded by the coding sequence ATGGCGTTAACTACTTATAAATGGACCACCGAAAAATATCACCAAGCCATTGACCAAGGACTATGGTCTGATGAACGGGTGGAGCTATTACGGGGAGAAATTATCGTTATGGCACCGGAACGGGAGCCCCATGCCTACGCCAACACTGAAGTCGCCGACTACTTGCGCCGCCAATTGCAGGGGCAAGCCCAAATTAGGGACGCCAAACCCATTACCCTGCCCAACTATTCCGAGCCTGAGCCGGACATTGCCGTCGTTCAGCCTCTGGGACCAGCATACCGCCAGCACCATCCTTACCCCGAAAATATTTACCTGATTATTGAGTTGTCCTACGCCACCCTGAGCAAGGACCTCAACGAAAAAAAATCTATCTATGCAGAAGCGGGCATCCCGGAATACTGGGTTGTGGACTTGCAACATAGACAACTATGGGTATTTCGGACTGTGATAAATGGACAATATACCGCTGAAGAGAGATTAACCTCTGGCACCATCACCCCCATGGCTTTCCCCGCCCACACCCTGGAGGTACAGCAACTCATCGATCCCTAG
- a CDS encoding glycosyltransferase family 2 protein — protein MDFKFQKNHLQSGLVTIIIPSFNRVNLLRDCLTSVFKQIYKTTEIIVVDDGSTDNTSEQINGIESNSPVPIQYIYQANAGQAIARNTGLAHARGEFIQYLDSDDLLEPTKLELQVKALRNNPDAGVAYGITLRKNMLTGETKPWARTTEKIDSIFPDFLPQRGWDTNAPLWRRSVCEVIGPWGNFRCMEDWEHDLRAGMLGVKTVHVPEVAVIVRDHQGDRASGMGSGFTPNLTRDFFRAHKSIWLRMKAQGLTDWSYLEQFSRKMFWIARMCGERELIPEANEALTFATEMVAIHKTPWEMRTFKALTKTLGWPRAVTWMEAIKKG, from the coding sequence ATGGATTTTAAGTTTCAAAAAAACCACTTACAGTCTGGACTGGTAACTATTATTATTCCTTCTTTTAATAGAGTTAATCTTTTAAGAGATTGTTTGACTTCAGTTTTTAAGCAAATCTATAAGACCACTGAAATTATTGTTGTAGATGATGGTTCCACTGATAACACTTCAGAACAGATCAATGGAATAGAGTCAAATAGCCCGGTGCCAATTCAATATATCTACCAAGCTAATGCCGGGCAGGCGATCGCCAGGAATACCGGGTTAGCCCATGCTAGAGGAGAATTTATCCAATACCTAGATTCGGACGATTTATTAGAACCCACCAAACTGGAGTTACAGGTCAAAGCCCTCAGGAATAATCCTGATGCGGGGGTAGCCTATGGCATTACCCTGAGAAAAAACATGCTAACGGGGGAAACGAAGCCCTGGGCCAGAACAACAGAGAAGATAGACAGTATTTTTCCTGATTTTTTGCCCCAACGGGGTTGGGACACCAATGCCCCACTATGGCGGCGGAGTGTGTGTGAAGTCATTGGCCCTTGGGGGAATTTTCGTTGCATGGAAGATTGGGAACATGACCTACGGGCTGGGATGTTAGGGGTCAAAACAGTCCATGTACCCGAAGTGGCGGTAATTGTCCGAGACCACCAAGGCGATCGGGCCAGTGGCATGGGTTCTGGGTTTACTCCCAATTTGACTAGAGACTTCTTCCGGGCCCATAAATCAATTTGGCTGAGGATGAAAGCCCAGGGACTTACGGATTGGAGTTATTTGGAACAGTTTTCACGAAAAATGTTTTGGATTGCCCGCATGTGTGGGGAAAGGGAACTGATCCCAGAAGCCAATGAAGCTCTGACTTTTGCCACAGAGATGGTCGCTATTCACAAAACTCCCTGGGAAATGAGAACCTTTAAAGCCTTAACAAAAACCCTAGGTTGGCCCAGGGCTGTTACTTGGATGGAAGCCATCAAAAAAGGTTGA
- a CDS encoding DUF29 domain-containing protein, producing the protein MNQPLYERDFYSWTIEQAQALADHNIGQLDWQHLAEELEDLGNRHYDQLSSRLSILIAHLLKWQYQSDQQSNSWRATIREQRRKIDRLLRRNPGLKSRWQEALADAWPDALDLAIRETGLDEEFFPQHFPFTTQQLQDPNFWPQK; encoded by the coding sequence ATGAACCAACCTCTTTACGAACGAGATTTTTATAGCTGGACCATTGAACAGGCCCAAGCCTTGGCTGACCACAACATCGGGCAATTGGATTGGCAACACTTAGCGGAGGAGTTAGAGGATTTGGGCAACCGCCATTATGACCAGTTAAGTTCTCGCCTCAGTATCTTGATCGCCCATCTGCTCAAATGGCAATACCAGAGCGACCAGCAATCCAATTCCTGGAGGGCTACCATTCGGGAACAGCGTCGCAAAATTGATCGCCTCCTACGCCGTAATCCAGGCCTCAAAAGTCGTTGGCAAGAGGCACTGGCGGACGCATGGCCCGACGCGCTAGATTTAGCGATCCGGGAAACTGGCTTGGACGAGGAGTTTTTTCCCCAGCACTTTCCCTTTACTACCCAGCAACTGCAAGATCCTAATTTTTGGCCGCAAAAGTAA
- a CDS encoding CmcI family methyltransferase: MINQFRKIKNKIFRNQNNPNALPWKNPANHKQIIDDFHGLYYDSFRSGKTWADTWFLGVKTEKCPLDLWLYQELIFNLKPDLIIETGTRFGGSALFLASICDLVNKGLVVTIDIDTEPERPNHSRIKYISGSSTDPLILQKLKSDFNIDNLESILVILDSDHSESHVFEELKLYSPLVTIGSYIIVEDSNINGNPVLPNCGPGPMEAIQRFVNNNKLFIIDSFNEKLLLSFSPSGFLKRVQ, translated from the coding sequence GTGATTAATCAGTTTAGAAAAATTAAAAATAAAATTTTCAGAAATCAAAATAATCCGAATGCTTTACCCTGGAAAAATCCTGCAAATCACAAGCAAATAATAGATGATTTTCACGGTCTATACTATGATTCTTTCCGTAGTGGTAAAACTTGGGCAGATACATGGTTTTTAGGAGTTAAAACAGAGAAATGCCCGCTTGATTTATGGTTATATCAAGAATTAATTTTCAATCTTAAACCGGACTTAATTATTGAGACTGGCACTAGATTTGGGGGGTCGGCTTTATTTCTTGCAAGTATATGTGATTTAGTAAATAAAGGCTTAGTTGTAACCATTGATATAGATACTGAACCAGAGAGACCTAATCACTCAAGGATTAAATATATTTCAGGTTCGTCAACTGATCCATTGATTCTTCAAAAATTAAAATCTGATTTCAACATAGATAACCTTGAAAGTATTTTAGTCATTCTGGATTCAGACCATTCTGAATCCCATGTATTTGAAGAATTAAAGCTTTATTCACCGCTAGTAACTATAGGTTCTTATATAATTGTTGAGGATAGTAATATTAACGGAAACCCTGTCCTTCCTAACTGTGGTCCTGGGCCAATGGAGGCAATTCAGCGATTTGTCAACAATAACAAACTATTTATTATCGACTCTTTTAATGAAAAATTGCTATTGTCTTTTAGCCCATCTGGCTTTCTTAAACGAGTTCAATAA